One genomic region from Solwaraspora sp. WMMD792 encodes:
- a CDS encoding nucleotide disphospho-sugar-binding domain-containing protein, with product MLDNLWYAEPELVGALRRCVAGLARHWSSADLTVVFPTRGRRILDRYPANWVIRHAVDQQRVLSRADVFVTHGGSNSFHEAILAGVPMVVVPFFGDQPLVARQAARLGIGINLDAGARTGRDAAYRLLDIGCADRIAAAVRRIRDDQRYRESLAGLDLRAVAALPPTDDDRPVTRRVGPVVATPPRSGSASTPR from the coding sequence GTGCTGGACAACCTCTGGTACGCCGAGCCGGAGCTGGTCGGCGCGCTGCGCCGGTGCGTCGCCGGCCTGGCCCGGCACTGGTCCTCGGCCGACCTGACGGTGGTCTTCCCGACCCGGGGCCGCCGGATCCTGGACCGGTACCCGGCGAACTGGGTGATCCGGCACGCCGTCGACCAGCAGCGGGTGCTCAGCCGGGCAGACGTGTTCGTCACCCACGGCGGCAGCAACAGCTTCCACGAGGCGATCCTCGCCGGGGTGCCGATGGTCGTCGTGCCGTTCTTCGGCGATCAGCCGCTGGTCGCCCGGCAGGCGGCCCGACTCGGCATCGGGATCAACCTCGACGCGGGTGCCCGCACCGGGCGGGACGCCGCGTACCGGCTGCTGGACATCGGCTGCGCCGACCGGATCGCCGCGGCGGTGCGGCGGATCCGCGACGACCAGCGGTACCGGGAGAGCCTCGCCGGCCTGGACCTGAGGGCGGTGGCCGCGTTGCCGCCGACGGACGACGACCGCCCGGTCACCCGCCGGGTGGGCCCGGTGGTCGCGACGCCTCCCCGGTCTGGGTCAGCGTCCACGCCGCGTTGA
- a CDS encoding transposase produces MQLRYQFRVYPTPGQQIALARAFGCARVVFNDGLRLRQEAYEQGLPYVSDAELSKRVITRAKATPERAWLGEVSAVVLQQALADLNAAYRNFFHSVSGRRKGRQVAPPRFRSRKDNRQAIRFTRNSRFTVLDNGRLRLPKIGDLTVRWSRTLPSDPSSVTVIRDAAGRYFASFVVRTSEDEPLPEVDAEVGIDLGLTHFAVMSDGTKVAAPRFLRRAARKLKRLQQALSRKQRGSNRRGKAVVKVARAHARVADTRRDWQHKLSTTIIRDNQAVYVEDLCVVGLGRTRLAKSVHDAGWSSFVAMLEYKAARYGRTFARVDRWLPSTRMCSDCGRINQRMALDVRSWVCPCGSHHDRDVNAAINIKAAGQADFNDRGARVGPGPVPAPRGETVTHQNTARVTRGVAGIAAD; encoded by the coding sequence GTGCAGCTCCGGTACCAGTTCCGGGTCTACCCGACACCCGGCCAGCAGATCGCGCTGGCCCGGGCGTTCGGATGCGCCCGGGTGGTGTTCAACGACGGGCTGCGCCTCCGGCAGGAGGCCTACGAGCAGGGTCTGCCGTACGTGTCGGACGCCGAGCTGTCGAAGCGGGTCATCACGCGGGCCAAGGCGACTCCGGAGCGGGCGTGGCTGGGTGAGGTGTCGGCGGTGGTGTTGCAGCAGGCCCTCGCGGACCTGAACGCCGCGTACCGCAACTTCTTCCACTCCGTGTCGGGCAGGCGTAAAGGCCGCCAGGTCGCGCCGCCGAGGTTCCGGTCCCGTAAGGACAACCGGCAGGCCATCCGCTTCACCCGCAATTCCCGGTTCACGGTCCTGGACAACGGCCGCCTGCGGCTGCCGAAGATCGGCGATCTCACGGTGCGCTGGTCCCGGACACTGCCGTCGGACCCGTCGTCCGTGACGGTCATCCGGGACGCCGCCGGAAGGTACTTCGCCTCGTTCGTCGTGCGGACCAGCGAGGACGAGCCGCTGCCCGAGGTGGACGCCGAGGTGGGGATCGATCTGGGGCTGACGCACTTCGCCGTCATGTCCGACGGCACGAAGGTCGCCGCACCCAGGTTCCTGCGCCGCGCGGCCCGCAAGCTCAAACGGCTGCAACAGGCCCTGTCCCGCAAACAGCGGGGCAGCAACCGCCGTGGGAAGGCCGTCGTGAAGGTCGCCAGGGCACACGCCCGGGTGGCCGACACCCGGCGGGACTGGCAGCACAAGCTGTCCACGACGATCATCCGTGACAATCAAGCGGTGTACGTCGAGGACCTGTGTGTCGTCGGTCTCGGCCGGACCCGGCTGGCGAAGTCCGTCCACGACGCCGGATGGTCGTCGTTCGTCGCCATGCTGGAGTACAAGGCGGCGAGATACGGACGCACGTTCGCCCGGGTGGACCGGTGGCTCCCGTCCACCCGGATGTGCTCGGACTGCGGCCGGATCAACCAGCGGATGGCGCTGGACGTCCGGTCGTGGGTCTGTCCGTGTGGCAGTCACCACGACCGGGACGTCAACGCCGCGATCAACATCAAGGCCGCCGGGCAGGCGGACTTCAACGACCGTGGAGCGCGGGTAGGACCGGGACCCGTCCCGGCACCGCGCGGTGAAACGGTAACCCACCAGAACACTGCGCGTGTCACGCGCGGCGTGGCTGGAATCGCCGCCGATTAG
- the tnpA gene encoding IS200/IS605 family transposase has product MAEFEGIRTGRHCVFAMHVHLVFVTKFRHTVFADRHLTRMEQIMRDVCTDFEAELVEFNGGYNHVHLLVDHPPKVAVARLVNSLRGASSRRPRQEFPDLARHYYRANKLWSGSYFAGSVGGAPPSIVKQYIEQENRPA; this is encoded by the coding sequence ATGGCAGAATTTGAGGGTATCCGTACCGGCAGGCACTGCGTCTTCGCGATGCATGTTCATTTGGTTTTCGTGACGAAGTTCCGGCACACGGTGTTCGCCGACCGGCACCTGACCCGCATGGAACAGATCATGCGGGACGTATGCACGGACTTCGAGGCCGAACTGGTCGAGTTCAACGGCGGCTACAACCATGTCCACCTGCTGGTCGACCACCCACCCAAAGTCGCCGTGGCCCGCCTGGTCAACTCGCTCAGGGGCGCCTCGTCGCGCCGCCCGCGGCAGGAGTTCCCCGACCTCGCACGCCACTACTACCGGGCCAACAAGCTCTGGTCGGGCTCGTACTTCGCCGGCTCCGTCGGCGGCGCGCCACCAAGCATCGTGAAGCAGTACATCGAGCAGGAAAACCGGCCAGCTTAG
- a CDS encoding glycoside hydrolase family 3 N-terminal domain-containing protein yields the protein MTTQQPTVTQPRPSQQQADDLLGRMNLAEKAGLLFHPMIGIGPGGTLAPADPDAGLLAAEEIVLHRRISHVNLVGVAAPADLARWHNQLQDLAASTRLGVPVTVATDPRHARSANPNTTALAGAFSVWPEPLGLAATGDPELVRRHADTVRREYLAVGIRAALHPQADVATDPRWPRVLGTFGEDPELVSRLTVAYLSGLQGPTLGPDSVAALVKHFPGGGPVRTGEDPHFRYGAEQAYPGGRLAAHLAPFVAAVRAGAAQVMLGYGLPVGTELPPVAFAFNHEVVTGLLRQQLGFTGVICADWGVLTDACFRGKDRPARAWGVEHLEPAQRLRTALHAGVDQFGGEARPDLVVDLVRSGQVTEDRIDESARRVLHDKLRLGLFEHRYVDPEHAVQLVGGPPARAAGLAAQRACVTLLRQAPSDSPARLPLAPGLRVYAEGPLRAALGGRWPVVSDPRQADVAVLRLAAPYERRTGPVEAYFHAGPLEFPPGTLDRVLAVAAVVPTVADVYLDRPAVLTPLADRVGTLLVSFGVEDTALVDVLAGEPAPTGRLPVDLPASQRAVLAGQPDAPFDDPDPLFPYGHGLTY from the coding sequence GTGACCACCCAGCAGCCGACCGTCACCCAGCCACGGCCATCGCAGCAGCAGGCGGACGACCTGTTGGGCCGGATGAACCTGGCGGAAAAGGCCGGCCTGCTGTTCCACCCGATGATCGGCATCGGTCCGGGTGGCACCCTCGCACCGGCCGACCCGGACGCCGGGCTGCTCGCCGCCGAGGAGATCGTCCTGCACCGCCGGATCAGCCACGTCAACCTGGTCGGCGTCGCGGCACCGGCCGACCTTGCCCGCTGGCACAACCAGCTGCAGGACCTGGCCGCGTCGACCCGACTCGGCGTACCGGTGACGGTCGCCACCGATCCCCGGCACGCCCGGTCCGCCAACCCCAACACGACGGCGCTGGCCGGTGCCTTCTCCGTCTGGCCGGAACCGCTGGGGCTGGCCGCGACCGGCGACCCGGAGCTGGTCCGGCGGCACGCCGACACCGTCCGGCGGGAGTACCTGGCGGTCGGCATCCGGGCCGCGCTGCACCCGCAGGCCGACGTCGCCACGGACCCGCGCTGGCCACGGGTGCTGGGCACCTTCGGCGAGGACCCGGAGCTGGTCAGCCGGCTGACGGTCGCGTACCTGTCCGGTTTGCAGGGTCCGACGCTCGGACCGGACAGCGTCGCCGCGCTGGTCAAGCATTTCCCGGGCGGCGGCCCGGTCCGCACCGGCGAGGACCCCCATTTCCGGTACGGCGCCGAGCAGGCCTACCCGGGTGGCCGCCTCGCCGCCCACCTGGCGCCGTTCGTGGCGGCCGTGCGGGCCGGCGCCGCGCAGGTGATGCTCGGCTACGGGCTGCCGGTCGGCACCGAACTGCCGCCGGTGGCGTTCGCCTTCAACCACGAGGTGGTGACCGGGCTGCTGCGCCAGCAGCTCGGCTTCACCGGGGTGATCTGCGCCGACTGGGGCGTACTGACCGACGCCTGTTTCCGGGGCAAGGACCGGCCGGCCCGCGCCTGGGGCGTCGAACATCTCGAACCGGCGCAGCGGCTGCGTACCGCGCTGCACGCCGGGGTGGACCAGTTCGGCGGCGAGGCCCGCCCGGACCTGGTGGTCGACCTGGTCCGCAGCGGCCAGGTCACCGAGGACCGGATCGACGAGTCCGCCCGCCGCGTCCTGCACGACAAGCTGCGGCTCGGCCTGTTCGAGCACCGCTACGTCGACCCGGAGCACGCCGTGCAGCTGGTCGGTGGCCCGCCGGCCCGCGCCGCCGGGCTGGCCGCCCAACGGGCCTGTGTGACGCTGCTGCGTCAGGCTCCGTCGGACAGCCCGGCCCGGTTGCCGCTCGCCCCCGGCCTGCGGGTGTACGCCGAAGGCCCGCTGCGGGCCGCGCTGGGTGGCAGGTGGCCGGTGGTGTCGGATCCGCGCCAGGCGGACGTGGCGGTGCTGCGGCTGGCCGCGCCGTACGAGCGGCGGACCGGCCCGGTGGAGGCGTACTTCCACGCCGGACCGTTGGAGTTCCCGCCGGGCACGCTGGACCGGGTGCTGGCGGTCGCTGCGGTGGTGCCGACCGTCGCGGACGTCTACCTCGACCGGCCGGCGGTGCTCACCCCGCTCGCCGACCGGGTCGGCACCCTGCTGGTCAGTTTCGGCGTCGAGGACACCGCGCTGGTCGACGTACTCGCCGGGGAGCCGGCACCGACCGGCCGGCTGCCGGTCGACCTGCCGGCCAGCCAGCGGGCCGTGCTCGCCGGGCAGCCGGACGCCCCGTTCGACGACCCGGACCCGCTGTTCCCGTACGGCCACGGGCTGACGTACTGA
- a CDS encoding ABC transporter ATP-binding protein has product MSTTPVIEVERLNVAYGDFHAVKDLSFQVRRGELYALLGTNGAGKTSALETIEGHRTATSGVVRVFGQRPDDRAAVRPRMGIMLQESGFSPDLTVRESVRLIGKLSQRVDHVDRVLDLVDLTGKAGTLVAQLSGGEKRRLDFATAVYGAPELIFLDEPTTGLDIQSRDGLWDVIDNLRADGSTVVLTTHYLEEAQQRADRIGLMHQGTLRREGTVAELTRSLPAVISFSLPASASAPTPALPLPAEPGDGDALRIETLDLQRDLHTLLRWAHDHAVELRGLEAGPTRLDDVFRAIGTE; this is encoded by the coding sequence ATGTCCACCACACCAGTTATCGAGGTCGAACGCCTCAACGTCGCCTACGGAGACTTTCACGCCGTCAAGGACCTTTCCTTCCAGGTACGCCGGGGCGAGCTCTACGCCCTGCTCGGCACGAACGGGGCCGGGAAGACCTCGGCGCTGGAAACCATCGAAGGTCACCGGACGGCGACCTCGGGGGTGGTGCGGGTCTTCGGGCAGCGCCCCGATGACCGGGCAGCCGTACGGCCCAGGATGGGCATCATGCTCCAGGAGAGCGGATTCTCCCCGGACCTCACTGTGCGGGAGTCGGTCCGGCTGATCGGGAAACTCAGTCAGCGGGTCGACCACGTCGACCGGGTGCTCGACCTGGTCGACCTCACCGGCAAGGCCGGCACCCTGGTCGCCCAGCTCTCCGGCGGGGAGAAACGGCGGTTGGATTTCGCCACCGCCGTGTACGGGGCACCGGAGCTGATCTTCCTGGACGAGCCGACCACCGGGCTGGACATCCAGTCCCGCGACGGACTGTGGGACGTCATCGACAACCTGCGTGCGGACGGCTCGACCGTCGTGCTCACCACGCACTACCTGGAAGAGGCCCAGCAGCGCGCCGACCGGATCGGTCTGATGCACCAGGGCACCCTGCGCCGGGAGGGGACCGTCGCCGAACTGACCCGGTCCCTGCCGGCGGTGATCAGCTTCTCGCTGCCGGCGTCCGCGTCGGCCCCGACCCCGGCGCTACCGCTGCCGGCCGAGCCGGGCGACGGCGACGCGCTGCGCATCGAGACCCTCGACCTGCAGCGGGACCTGCACACCCTGCTGCGCTGGGCGCACGACCACGCCGTGGAGCTGCGTGGCCTCGAAGCCGGGCCGACCCGGCTCGACGACGTGTTCCGCGCCATCGGCACCGAATGA
- a CDS encoding histidine kinase — protein MPEHTEPTRRRLRKLNLVMLAPPLAVGGAIVVVADSRTWWDALILASGVVAALVAFERWTARDLPRFAPACLIVTAAVWPLGVLMIDSPRAFYGLALVGSLVVPYLKRHRAAAAVGLVGYVAAVGATRLLVSSESVSDVLLQYVVLPAGAVAVITGLMFPNKRFYDVVDELQESRRREAELAVFRERARFASDLHDIQGHTLHVVKLKIALARKLVRTDPDRVDNELREIYSLVSDTINQTKELAYAQRRLNLSAELENAKNLFEAAGIRVRVDREAEVDTRADELLGQVLRETTTNILRHAQATQVKITLSGSGITVVNDGAPQSPLPELRGLAALRDRVAGSAGELTVEQSDGRFLTAATFPRTGPRTGPRTGSAPMEDR, from the coding sequence ATGCCCGAGCACACCGAGCCCACGCGGCGACGGCTGCGCAAACTCAACCTCGTCATGCTGGCCCCGCCGCTCGCCGTCGGCGGGGCTATCGTGGTGGTGGCGGACTCCCGCACCTGGTGGGACGCGCTCATCCTGGCCTCGGGCGTGGTCGCGGCACTGGTGGCCTTCGAGCGGTGGACGGCACGCGACCTGCCCCGGTTCGCCCCGGCCTGTCTGATCGTCACCGCCGCCGTCTGGCCGCTCGGCGTACTGATGATCGACAGCCCGCGTGCGTTCTACGGCCTGGCCCTCGTCGGCTCCCTCGTCGTCCCCTACTTGAAGCGGCACCGGGCTGCGGCGGCCGTCGGTCTCGTCGGCTACGTCGCGGCGGTCGGCGCGACGCGGCTGCTGGTGTCGTCCGAGAGCGTCTCCGACGTCCTCCTGCAGTACGTCGTCCTTCCCGCCGGTGCCGTCGCGGTGATCACCGGCCTGATGTTTCCGAACAAGCGGTTCTACGACGTCGTCGACGAGTTGCAGGAGTCCCGCCGGCGTGAAGCGGAGCTGGCCGTCTTTCGGGAACGCGCCCGGTTCGCCAGCGACCTGCACGACATCCAGGGCCACACCTTGCACGTGGTGAAGCTGAAGATCGCGTTGGCCCGCAAACTGGTCCGTACCGACCCCGACCGGGTCGACAACGAGCTGCGGGAGATCTATTCCCTGGTCAGCGACACCATCAACCAGACGAAGGAGCTCGCCTACGCGCAGCGGCGACTCAACCTCTCCGCCGAGCTGGAGAACGCCAAGAACCTCTTCGAAGCCGCCGGCATCCGGGTCCGCGTCGACCGTGAGGCCGAAGTCGACACCCGCGCCGACGAACTGCTCGGCCAGGTCCTGCGCGAGACGACGACCAACATCCTGCGGCACGCACAGGCCACCCAGGTGAAGATCACCCTGTCCGGTTCGGGCATCACCGTGGTCAACGACGGCGCACCGCAGAGTCCGCTGCCCGAGCTGCGTGGCCTGGCCGCGCTGCGGGACCGGGTGGCCGGCAGCGCCGGTGAGCTCACCGTGGAGCAGTCCGATGGGCGTTTCCTGACGGCTGCGACCTTCCCGCGCACCGGCCCGCGCACCGGCCCGCGCACTGGCTCCGCACCGATGGAGGACCGATGA
- a CDS encoding response regulator transcription factor — translation MTQADAPATTVVLADDEVLLRKAMAALLPLEGDITVLAEAADGASAVEATLHHRPDVLVIDLEMPGVDGLAAVAQIRQTRPEQVILMLTRHARPGVLRRALRLGVQGFVSKSAEPAHIASVIGTLHAGKRWIDPDVSALAVIDDCPLTDREVDVLRATGDGYSVADIAVRLHLAEGTVRNYLSNAMQKTQTRTRHDAARYAREHDWL, via the coding sequence ATGACGCAGGCCGATGCCCCGGCGACCACCGTGGTGCTCGCCGACGACGAAGTCCTGCTCCGCAAGGCGATGGCCGCGCTGCTGCCGCTCGAAGGCGACATCACCGTGCTCGCCGAAGCCGCCGACGGCGCGTCGGCTGTCGAGGCGACCCTGCACCACCGGCCCGACGTCCTCGTCATCGACCTGGAGATGCCCGGCGTGGACGGGCTCGCCGCCGTCGCCCAGATCCGGCAGACCCGGCCCGAACAGGTCATCCTGATGCTGACCCGGCACGCCCGACCGGGTGTGCTGCGCCGCGCTCTCCGGCTCGGCGTACAGGGCTTCGTCAGCAAGTCGGCCGAGCCCGCGCACATCGCCTCGGTCATCGGCACCCTGCACGCGGGCAAGCGGTGGATCGATCCGGACGTTTCCGCGCTCGCCGTCATCGACGACTGCCCACTGACCGACCGGGAGGTCGACGTGCTGCGGGCCACCGGCGACGGGTACTCGGTAGCCGACATCGCCGTCCGGCTCCACCTCGCCGAGGGCACCGTACGCAACTATCTGTCCAACGCGATGCAGAAGACCCAGACCCGGACCCGGCACGACGCGGCCCGCTACGCCCGCGAACACGACTGGCTCTGA
- a CDS encoding helix-turn-helix domain-containing protein, whose translation MTAARVMDEQTILPDAADSAEVVDLLQVLRDRGHQPPTGRARLVSADGSASRPIPDGLHDILVKALEALASGYAVTIAPQHTTLTTQQAADMLGISRPTLTKLLEEGKIPHERPNSHRRIKLADVLRYQEQRRVERRQLLDQLTAESIALGLYDLTADESTEGDDNQV comes from the coding sequence ATGACAGCTGCCAGGGTCATGGATGAGCAGACGATCCTCCCCGACGCCGCCGACAGCGCGGAAGTCGTCGACCTGCTGCAAGTGCTCCGTGATCGGGGACACCAGCCGCCGACCGGCCGCGCTCGGCTGGTGAGCGCCGATGGCAGCGCGTCCCGGCCGATTCCCGACGGCCTGCACGACATTCTCGTCAAGGCACTTGAGGCACTGGCCAGCGGCTATGCCGTGACGATCGCCCCGCAACATACGACTCTCACTACGCAGCAAGCCGCCGACATGCTCGGCATCTCGCGGCCGACCCTGACGAAACTCCTGGAGGAAGGGAAAATTCCTCACGAACGCCCGAACAGCCATCGTCGCATCAAGCTCGCGGACGTACTGCGGTATCAGGAGCAGCGGCGGGTGGAGCGTAGGCAACTGCTAGACCAACTGACAGCCGAGAGCATCGCTCTGGGGCTGTACGACCTCACCGCCGACGAATCCACTGAAGGCGATGACAACCAGGTGTGA
- a CDS encoding PIN domain-containing protein — translation MPFSALLDANVLVPNLLRDTLLRIAEADLYRPLWSAEILAETRRTIVRLRPNIDHGRLDAMFTSMNKAFTDALVTGYESLTVEMKNDSGDRHVLAAAVAGRADVVVTNNVRHFPREVMDPLNIETLTPDRFLCLQYDLAPVLVVDVIKRQSAETGRAEGNPKISLDDLLDRLSACGAPRFADHLQSLLAAAKVRPRSPTTSTPRFVQP, via the coding sequence GTGCCGTTCTCCGCCCTCCTCGATGCGAACGTCTTGGTTCCGAACCTGTTACGAGACACCCTCCTGCGGATTGCCGAAGCCGATCTCTACCGCCCCCTGTGGAGTGCTGAAATTCTCGCGGAGACGCGACGCACGATCGTGCGGCTTCGGCCGAACATTGACCACGGACGTCTCGATGCGATGTTCACGAGCATGAACAAGGCGTTCACCGACGCCCTGGTCACCGGATATGAGTCCCTCACCGTGGAGATGAAGAACGATTCCGGCGATCGACACGTCCTGGCTGCAGCCGTCGCTGGCCGAGCAGACGTCGTGGTGACGAACAACGTCAGACACTTCCCCCGTGAGGTCATGGATCCGCTCAACATCGAAACACTGACACCCGACCGCTTCCTGTGCCTTCAATACGATCTGGCGCCGGTCCTGGTGGTCGATGTGATCAAGCGGCAGAGCGCGGAAACGGGCAGAGCGGAAGGAAACCCAAAGATCAGTTTGGACGACCTGCTTGACCGGCTCAGCGCGTGCGGCGCTCCGAGATTCGCCGATCACCTGCAGAGTCTTCTCGCCGCGGCGAAGGTCCGGCCGCGTTCGCCGACCACATCGACGCCACGCTTCGTCCAGCCATAG
- a CDS encoding VIT family protein produces MSAEGTGAGWPGTIHVGEPHGGEISTRLNWLRAGVLGANDGIVSTAGLVVGVAGATIATGPVLTAGVAGVAAGAVSMALGEYVSVSSQRDSERALLAKERTELERFPEQELDELTALYVAKGLTAGTARLVAEELTAKDAFAAHADIELRIDPDSLTNPWHAAGASAIAFTLGSLLPLIAILLPPPGARVPVTFAVVLLTLAMTGAVSARLGSARVGRAVVRLVAGGALAMAVTFAIGQLVGATVL; encoded by the coding sequence ATGAGTGCCGAAGGTACGGGAGCCGGCTGGCCCGGCACGATTCACGTGGGTGAACCGCACGGCGGCGAAATCTCCACCCGGTTGAACTGGTTACGGGCCGGGGTGCTGGGCGCCAACGACGGCATTGTGTCGACGGCGGGTCTCGTCGTGGGAGTGGCCGGCGCGACCATCGCCACCGGCCCCGTCCTGACCGCGGGGGTCGCGGGAGTGGCGGCGGGCGCCGTCTCCATGGCCCTGGGTGAGTACGTGTCGGTGAGCAGCCAACGTGACTCCGAACGGGCGCTACTGGCGAAGGAACGCACCGAGCTCGAACGGTTCCCCGAGCAGGAGCTGGACGAGCTGACCGCGCTCTACGTCGCAAAGGGCCTGACGGCCGGGACCGCCCGGCTGGTGGCGGAGGAGCTGACCGCGAAGGACGCCTTCGCCGCGCACGCCGACATCGAGCTGCGGATCGACCCAGATTCGTTGACGAATCCCTGGCACGCGGCCGGCGCCTCGGCGATCGCCTTCACCCTGGGGTCGCTGCTGCCGCTGATCGCGATCCTGCTGCCACCACCCGGCGCGCGGGTCCCCGTGACGTTCGCTGTCGTGCTGCTCACGCTCGCGATGACGGGTGCGGTGAGCGCGAGACTTGGCTCCGCCCGCGTGGGTCGGGCCGTCGTCAGACTCGTCGCTGGCGGTGCCCTGGCCATGGCCGTCACCTTTGCCATCGGGCAACTCGTCGGCGCGACGGTGCTCTGA
- a CDS encoding HAMP domain-containing sensor histidine kinase produces MTGDPTAVFGPLGRRLLAAFAAVALSSVAILTIAALIGTDRGLATAERANREAAATRTAVAVADGYPATGGWSAADLTAARAIAEAAGAQLVIRDATGAMVWPGRAPAGSGPMRGAHHDATGTAATGTLETATVRVAGQDVGTVELIFGRAPVTGGRAVAWQWVAAAGVAALLLALAVSWYVACRLSVPLVAVTRAARAFAGGDRAVRARLRAPGELGELASAVDAMADQVTQAEQVRRQLSADVAHELRTPLASLQAGLEELRDGLAEPDPARLASLHDQSLRLGRVVEDLAELSAAESAALSLRRADVDLAGIVTAALDGQEPRLRSAGLRVDRDIRSPVPVHADPDRLHQAVTNLLTNAARYCRPGDQVQVSVDTVDHHARIRVADTGPGIEPADLPHVFDRFWRGRNSRSAVGAGIGLAVVRELVAAHGGAVDAQSRPGQGSTFTIRLPLAPRLSAGSSG; encoded by the coding sequence GTGACCGGTGACCCGACCGCTGTATTCGGCCCGCTCGGCCGACGGCTGCTCGCCGCGTTCGCCGCAGTGGCCCTGTCCTCCGTCGCCATCCTGACCATCGCCGCGCTCATCGGCACCGACCGGGGACTGGCCACCGCCGAACGCGCCAACCGCGAAGCGGCCGCCACCCGTACGGCGGTAGCCGTCGCCGACGGCTACCCTGCGACCGGTGGCTGGTCCGCCGCCGACCTGACCGCTGCACGGGCCATCGCCGAGGCGGCCGGCGCGCAACTGGTCATCCGGGACGCCACCGGCGCGATGGTGTGGCCCGGCCGGGCACCCGCCGGCTCCGGCCCCATGCGGGGCGCCCACCACGACGCCACCGGCACCGCAGCGACCGGCACGCTGGAGACCGCCACCGTCCGGGTCGCCGGTCAGGACGTGGGAACAGTCGAACTCATCTTCGGCCGCGCACCCGTGACCGGTGGACGCGCGGTCGCCTGGCAGTGGGTCGCCGCCGCTGGCGTTGCCGCGCTGCTGCTCGCCCTGGCCGTGAGCTGGTACGTCGCCTGCCGGCTCAGCGTGCCGCTGGTCGCGGTGACCCGGGCCGCCCGTGCCTTCGCCGGCGGTGACCGGGCCGTGCGCGCCCGGCTGCGCGCCCCCGGCGAACTCGGCGAGCTCGCCAGCGCGGTCGACGCGATGGCCGACCAGGTGACGCAGGCGGAACAGGTACGTCGGCAACTGTCGGCCGACGTCGCCCACGAACTGCGTACCCCACTTGCCTCCCTGCAGGCCGGCCTGGAGGAGCTACGCGACGGCCTGGCCGAGCCGGACCCGGCCCGGCTGGCCAGCCTGCACGATCAGAGCCTGCGGCTGGGCCGGGTGGTGGAGGATCTCGCCGAGTTGTCGGCGGCCGAGTCCGCGGCGCTGTCGCTGCGCCGCGCCGATGTCGACCTCGCCGGCATCGTCACCGCCGCGCTCGACGGTCAGGAACCCCGGCTGCGCAGCGCCGGCCTTCGCGTCGACCGTGACATCCGCTCCCCGGTCCCGGTACACGCCGACCCCGATCGGCTCCACCAGGCCGTCACCAACCTGCTGACCAACGCCGCCCGCTACTGCCGACCGGGCGACCAGGTCCAGGTCAGCGTCGACACCGTCGACCACCACGCGCGCATCCGGGTCGCCGACACCGGACCTGGCATCGAACCCGCCGACCTGCCGCACGTCTTCGACCGTTTCTGGCGTGGCCGGAACAGCCGGTCCGCCGTCGGGGCCGGCATCGGTCTCGCGGTGGTCCGCGAACTCGTCGCGGCACACGGCGGCGCCGTAGACGCGCAGTCGCGGCCCGGCCAGGGCAGCACGTTCACCATCCGGCTTCCGCTGGCCCCACGTTTGTCGGCAGGTTCCAGCGGGTGA